Proteins encoded together in one Candidatus Spechtbacterales bacterium window:
- a CDS encoding DNA translocase FtsK 4TM domain-containing protein — MAKKKKPLKKVSSKKKKKLKHELDPGVKKGIWSTTLIAIALLSFLSLFDKAGQFGEVFSEFLNNIFGWGMYVAPFVLVAVALGFVFSWSRESNKSTVLAAFLFFSSVLGIFAISGYSSDVHILRGGYWGYLFSYVPLHFMGGVAAVILLLSIIAISVILGFHINVSKFLEGIAEQRRIRKGALDIGGAVPGKKFKKKSKSEIDEEDERGADQKEEPKSSVVENKKQNKKRGKQKEESFTQLTQGEFANYEFPSSELLEPETGKPTSGDIVANANIIKRTLQNFGIDVEMGEVNVGPTVTQYTLKPAEGVKLARITALGNDLSLALAAHPIRIEAPIPGRSFVGIEIPNKATTWVRLRNLIENPKFAEAEGDLTMALGRDVKGAPVYADLSRMPHLLIAGSTGSGKTIALNAVILSMLYKNHPRLLRFIMVDPKRVEFSVYADIPHLLAPIVVDNSKAVNALKWAVNEMERRFDELSQVGSRDIFSYNNNKKVIEAGDQLPYIVIVIDELADLMSSKGKEVEALIVRIAQMARAVGIHLVLATQRPSVEVITGLIKANITARMAFQVASQVDSRTVLDMGGAEKLLGKGDMLYLSPDRSKPSRVQGAFVSETEIKKVTDHLRKQRENLRTEESGVEEVKDFSPRAVNSPNHSIDFDGAGLSKADDELYDYAKQLVIEAQKASASYLQRKLRVGYARAASLLDMLEENGVVGPAEGSKPRDVYLEEEDMAGQKMLEENADNEEYEEDDDEYLA, encoded by the coding sequence ATGGCAAAGAAGAAGAAACCTCTTAAAAAAGTGTCTTCCAAAAAGAAGAAGAAATTGAAGCATGAGCTGGATCCGGGTGTAAAGAAAGGAATATGGAGTACGACACTTATAGCTATAGCTCTTTTGAGTTTTTTAAGCTTGTTTGATAAAGCCGGACAGTTCGGCGAGGTATTTTCTGAATTTTTGAATAATATATTTGGGTGGGGTATGTATGTTGCGCCATTTGTGCTTGTCGCTGTAGCGCTTGGTTTTGTATTTTCCTGGAGTAGGGAGTCAAACAAATCAACCGTGTTGGCGGCTTTTTTGTTTTTCTCCAGCGTTTTAGGCATATTTGCAATAAGCGGATATTCAAGCGATGTTCACATACTTCGGGGCGGTTATTGGGGATATTTGTTCTCGTATGTACCTCTTCATTTTATGGGAGGAGTAGCCGCTGTTATACTCTTGCTTTCAATTATAGCCATTTCTGTAATTCTTGGATTTCATATTAATGTGAGTAAGTTTCTGGAGGGAATTGCCGAGCAAAGAAGAATCAGAAAAGGTGCCTTAGATATTGGAGGCGCAGTTCCCGGTAAGAAGTTCAAGAAAAAATCTAAAAGTGAAATAGACGAAGAAGATGAGCGGGGTGCAGACCAAAAAGAAGAACCTAAATCTTCCGTGGTTGAAAATAAAAAACAAAACAAAAAAAGGGGGAAACAAAAAGAAGAGTCTTTTACACAGCTTACACAGGGTGAGTTCGCAAATTATGAGTTCCCCTCCTCAGAACTACTTGAGCCCGAAACTGGAAAACCTACAAGCGGTGATATTGTGGCTAACGCGAATATTATTAAGAGAACTCTGCAGAATTTCGGAATAGATGTTGAGATGGGCGAGGTAAATGTGGGTCCGACAGTAACCCAGTATACTTTAAAGCCGGCTGAGGGCGTGAAACTGGCGCGTATTACAGCTCTTGGCAATGATTTAAGCCTGGCGCTTGCGGCACATCCGATAAGAATAGAGGCACCAATACCGGGTCGTTCTTTTGTCGGTATTGAGATTCCAAATAAAGCTACTACATGGGTTCGTTTGCGAAATCTTATAGAAAATCCTAAGTTTGCCGAAGCAGAGGGTGATTTAACCATGGCTCTGGGTCGAGATGTGAAAGGAGCACCTGTTTATGCAGACCTTAGTCGCATGCCCCACCTGCTTATAGCCGGCTCTACCGGCAGTGGTAAGACGATAGCGCTTAACGCTGTTATTTTAAGCATGCTTTACAAAAACCACCCGCGCTTACTTCGTTTTATTATGGTAGATCCAAAGCGTGTGGAGTTTTCTGTTTATGCTGATATACCCCATCTCTTAGCTCCAATAGTGGTAGACAATAGTAAAGCTGTTAACGCGCTAAAGTGGGCTGTTAACGAGATGGAAAGGAGGTTTGACGAGCTTTCTCAGGTGGGTTCCCGAGATATATTTTCTTATAATAACAACAAAAAGGTTATAGAGGCGGGAGACCAATTGCCTTATATAGTAATAGTTATAGATGAGCTTGCAGATCTTATGTCTTCTAAGGGCAAGGAAGTGGAGGCGCTTATCGTAAGGATAGCTCAGATGGCTCGCGCCGTTGGAATACACCTTGTTCTTGCCACTCAGCGTCCTTCAGTGGAGGTCATTACGGGTCTTATTAAGGCCAACATAACAGCTCGCATGGCGTTTCAGGTTGCTTCTCAAGTAGATTCACGCACAGTTCTTGACATGGGCGGTGCTGAAAAATTGCTTGGAAAAGGTGACATGCTTTATCTTTCACCTGATCGTTCAAAACCTTCGAGAGTACAGGGCGCCTTTGTTAGCGAGACAGAAATAAAAAAGGTTACAGACCATTTGCGAAAACAAAGAGAAAATCTCAGAACCGAAGAGAGTGGGGTGGAGGAGGTTAAAGACTTTTCACCGCGGGCAGTTAATTCACCAAACCATTCTATAGATTTTGATGGCGCTGGCTTATCAAAAGCAGACGATGAGCTGTACGATTACGCAAAACAGCTGGTAATTGAGGCGCAAAAAGCGTCTGCTTCATACTTACAGCGAAAGTTAAGAGTGGGATACGCGCGCGCAGCGAGTCTTTTGGATATGCTTGAAGAAAATGGCGTTGTCGGCCCGGCAGAAGGCTCAAAACCCAGAGATGTGTATCTTGAGGAAGAGGATATGGCGGGTCAAAAGATGCTTGAAGAAAACGCGGATAATGAGGAATATGAAGAAGATGATGATGAGTATTTGGCCTAA